From Etheostoma cragini isolate CJK2018 chromosome 10, CSU_Ecrag_1.0, whole genome shotgun sequence, the proteins below share one genomic window:
- the sowahab gene encoding ankyrin repeat domain-containing protein SOWAHA, with protein MDLTQESLLSFLLEHGGKVKNSELLNNFRALISCSDPAEKQHNRDLFKKLVNSVAVVKQIDEVKFVIVKKRYQDFVKEVAQDASQKTQMDDSFSSPNASFSYTSSPHRAEPARVIYSSIENNNMCCPSNIHGNYYSDAKRTSVGAMLDRSPLSRNMSCADATVKVLNISGDRVSRARKSGAVFAVIAVKSPPRDSAPATRDGLHSQVQPHKTSDKPITLPTKVSTPSVPTLNPTFPACKQGAKRDSQCWKDRQTEDMHLPGFPLLRPQNKRDDAKYSESVPLQPLAHEWLVKCAAGLWGQIHGLLLQDTQLAQKKDFMSGFTALHWAAKNGNSEMIHKLVNISRKRGTCVNINSKAHGGYTPLHIAAMHGHTEVMVLLVQGYGANVSERDNDGKKAFHYLGKGVSAEVRALMGGLQRSGYTEKTEDEEYREHPKGFNTISKLFQPHVGKKQKTTTRFAHDM; from the coding sequence atggattTGACCCAAGaatctcttttgtcttttttactggAGCACGGAGGTAAAGTAAAGAACTCTGAGCTACTAAACAACTTCAGGGCTCTCATCAGCTGCAGCGATCCCGCTGAAAAGCAGCACAACAGGGACCTTTTCAAGAAGTTGGTGAACAGCGTCGCTGTGGTCAAACAGATCGACGAGGTAAAGTTTGTGATTGTGAAGAAAAGGTATCAGGACTTTGTTAAAGAGGTGGCGCAGGATGCCTCGCAGAAAACGCAGATGGATGACAGTTTCTCAAGCCCGAATGCGAGCTTTTCGTACACATCATCTCCTCATCGAGCCGAGCCAGCCAGGGTGATTTATTCTAGTATTGAGAACAATAATATGTGCTGTCCCTCAAACATACATGGCAACTATTATAGTGATGCCAAACGTACGTCTGTGGGCGCTATGCTAGATAGGAGCCCGTTATCAAGAAACATGAGTTGTGCGGACGCAACTGTTAAAGTCCTGAATATCTCCGGAGATCGGGTGAGCAGAGCGAGGAAATCTGGAGCCGTGTTCGCTGTCATAGCAGTAAAATCCCCTCCCAGAGACTCTGCACCAGCTACGCGGGACGGATTACATTCCCAAGTGCAGCCGCATAAAACATCGGACAAACCAATCACGTTGCCAACAAAGGTTTCTACGCCATCTGTGCCGACTCTGAATCCGACATTTCCAGCTTGCAAGCAGGGTGCAAAGAGAGACTCCCAGTGttggaaagacagacagacagaggacatGCATCTGCCAGGTTTCCCCCTGCTGAGGCCCCAAAACAAGAGAGATGATGCAAAGTACTCAGAGTCTGTGCCTTTGCAGCCACTGGCTCATGAGTGGTTGGTAAAGTGTGCTGCTGGGCTGTGGGGACAAATCCATGGTTTGCTGCTGCAGGACACACAGTTAGCACAGAAGAAAGACTTCATGTCAGGTTTCACAGCGCTGCACTGGGCGGCCAAGAATGGCAACAGCGAGATGATACACAAGCTTGTAAATATCTCCAGGAAAAGAGGCACCTGTGTTAACATCAACAGCAAAGCACACGGAGGATACACACCTTTACACATCGCAGCAATGCACGGCCACACTGAAGTAATGGTTTTGCTTGTGCAAGGTTACGGAGCCAATGTGAGTGAAAGAGATAATGATGGCAAGAAGGCCTTCCACTACCTGGGCAAAGGTGTGTCAGCTGAGGTCAGAGCACTTATGGGAGGACTGCAGCGGAGCGGCTACACGGAGAAGACTGAAGATGAAGAATACAGAGAGCACCCGAAAGGCTTCAACACAATTAGTAAACTCTTCCAGCCTCACGTAGggaagaaacaaaagacaacaactaGGTTTGCTCACGACATGTGA